The Diorhabda carinulata isolate Delta chromosome 4, icDioCari1.1, whole genome shotgun sequence genomic interval ttcttgattaaataaaatatatttgtttcttcCTTTAGAATATTTGAAGATCCTCGTGTTTGCCCCAATATCTATTATGTGTCCCTAAGACAATTTTGTTTTACATTCTGCATAATGCATAAAGGTGTTGTAGAGGTTCGGTATAAACAAAAAGATGTGCGAAgcaacaatatattttattatattcaacaTTTCTTGTATTCTCCTAAAGATTTTTGATGACTGATGACTTCGTTTTGTCCATTTCCAGAAATGGTTTCatcatatagaaaaaaataacttatgcCAGTGCTTGCGACATGGATACAGAAGTTATAGACCCACATTTGAATCTTATACAATACTTCCCCACTTGATGATACTGGTAACGGAAAATTTTGTTGGTAGTCGAAAGTTATAACTTCCATGTGAGCAGTAGTTTTAGATAGTTCCGACTTCAGTTTAAGCTGTTCGTAGAAGGTTTCGGCTTTTGCAACATGCAATGATTTTTCTGCCTTAAGTCTGTCTCTCTCAGTTTCTGTATATGCACCGTCAATTTGATTAAtcattttgatacaatttttgaCACGTGTCAGATTTTGCATTACCGAAtgtgatattaaaattttccgAGAAGTATTTCCTGAAAAATTCATATTGCACCATAggtctaaaattttcttttcactttttctattcCCTTGTAGTAATGCATATTGAACAGGTTCATGTTTTTGACCTGGTGGAGGTGTGCCACTGGTTTTCAAGTGACTTATTAATCTATCTATCCTAGACATATCGGAAGATTTGTCCATGGAATCACATAGCACACTCTTAACTTGCGTTGGAGTTGAGTCTCCCAGGAACCATGTTGGTTTTAGAAAACCATCGAATAGCAGCCAGCAATTATTTTTCGGGCTGAACTTGATACAGTCTAGTTCAGTGGCATTTAATAACCACATCGAATTAACAAAGATTGTCCGCAACA includes:
- the LOC130892772 gene encoding uncharacterized protein LOC130892772 codes for the protein MYALSKCQSVNAARFLLFNKMYASKQSNEKFMKRIKGLNWKSLKLLRTIFVNSMWLLNATELDCIKFSPKNNCWLLFDGFLKPTWFLGDSTPTQVKSVLCDSMDKSSDMSRIDRLISHLKTSGTPPPGQKHEPVQYALLQGNRKSEKKILDLWCNMNFSGNTSRKILISHSVMQNLTRVKNCIKMINQIDGAYTETERDRLKAEKSLHVAKAETFYEQLKLKSELSKTTAHMEVITFDYQQNFPLPVSSSGEVLYKIQMWVYNFCIHVASTGISYFFLYDETISGNGQNEVISHQKSLGEYKKC